The region TCCCAGCTTCAGctacatgtctattttttattcaatatattaaatatattaatcagAAAAGTCACATACTATAAATTCaggaaaatacacaaatataaatgtCAGAATCTGTCATTTGTCTTCCTCTTAGAGTGAGTTTATGTACATgtggaaggaggctgggaagagaGAGCAAGTAGGAGGAGGCTGGGACAGGCGGGCCCAGGCCGGTgggggccccctccctcccctcccagcccctacTCCCACCTCAacctcttccttcctgtatttACAGCAGCATTCGGCTTATTTACAGCATggcggtgtgtgtgtgttaaaaacgGTTTATCTTACAAAAACATGaaggccagggctgggctgggggagtaAGACAAATAGTAGGGGTCACCCCGTGAATGcattcccctcccccagggcgtGAGCTCCCTGCCGACCTCCCAGGGCAAGCCGGGGAGAGCCGGCCAGTCTGCAGCTCAGGCCCGGGCCTGGGGTGGTGCTCCAGAGGTCCGTGGGCCATGGGCTAAAAGGCACGTGGGGTGGCGTCCGAGCGTACATACACAGTGCACGCGTGTTCCCGGGTTGGGGTCAGAAGGGCAGTGTGTCCATAAAGATCTTGTCCACAATGGGTGGAGGGGGCACCAAGTCCTCCAGCTTGAGGTAGAAGATGCGCTGCAGGCCCTGGGTGCACAGGGTCCGCAGCTCAGGCAGCTTGCCCAGCAGGCGCGACAGGCAGCTGGCCGGCTGGGGCTCACCGGCCTCGGCCGAGACGTGCTCCTTCAGGCAGCTGGCGATGCGGTTCTGCAGCTCCTCCACGCGCCGCGGCTCCTGCAGCCCGTGCCGGTCTGCGGGAACGGTGCAGAATTAGCCACACAGCTGAGGACCAGACACCCCTGAAGACCCAgcctcccccagggcccccaAACTGCTGTCACTGACCATCTCCCACACCCCTCTGCACTTTGCAAAAGCACGTTCACACACGTGAGCCCATTTCTGCACCCCATCAGGGGCCCAGGAAGGCAGTAATGCTCATTAGCCTCATCTCCCaagtgagaaactgaggcccagagaggttaaatgacttgcctaaggtcattaaaaaaaactctaagcAGGCTTTCTGACTGGGCCAgtgttgttttattgttttttgggtttttccCCCAGGCTGTTGTGAGAAGTCCCAGGTTTGAGCAGCAGTGTTGCAGACACCACCATCAGGGTGAACAGCCCTCAGAACCCTCCACTCTGTCTGCGGCCTACAGTGCCTTAGATTTTGTCCTACAGTTTTTTGTCCTATGTAGCCTgtggaatttaaattttaaaaattcagtgaaaaagaGATGGGGGCAGGTTCTGGTGCTTTAAAGAATAAGGAGATCTGAAAACCTCCACATTTAACACCAAAAAGTCTATCCTGCATAATTATATTGCCATAAAGTACACAGCAAGTATGGCTCATCTGTCCTGTTAGGAGTCAGGGTAACAGTTACCCTTGGGGGAGCTGATGGCTGGAAGGGGCACAAGGAGGGGTTCTGGGGTACTGGTCACATCTGTTTCTTGATCTAGGCCCTGTTTATGTGCCTGCGCTGGGTTTGTGAAAATTCCCTGTAGGTAAcataattaagattttaaaaacaaacccaaaccttAGGCCACACATGACACTTACAGTTAGGATCCTGGGTAGTCTGGGCTAATTCACAGGCTGGCTGGGCTTTGCAGCAGCTGCAGCTCAGCCCTCGCCCTGGCTCTGCTGCCTACCAGCTGTGTTGCCCGGAGCTGTGCTGGCCCCGCTCTGCACCTGGTCAGCCTCACTTCACAGTGTGGGGGCCCAGGAAGCTCCAGGTGCCAGCCCACCCAGGGCCAGGCCCTTAagccctccccatctccccagtcTGGGCACTCACCTGTGATGAGGACAAGTGCAGAGAGGCAGGCGAAGGCAGGGATGTCGACAACCAAGCTGTGCAGGGACCGAGAGAAGGCCAGGATGCTGTCGATCCAGTCCCCGAAGCCTCGGGCGCACTGCAGCCGGTGTAGCACCAGGCCTGAGCAGAAGATGAGCTTCCCCTCAGCTGGCTTAGACCTGGCAGGCAGGAACACAGGTGACAGTCAGCGAGGCTCGAGGGCAGGGCAGCAGGGTGGCAGGGCAAGGGCTGAGCGGACAGCGGGAGGCTCACCGGTAGGCCAGGCGCAGGATGAAGAGCTCCAGGAAGGCTGAGTCCAGCAGCAGGTCCTGGTCACCCGGCGACAGCTCGGCAAAGCCCGGGATCTTCTCGGCCCACTTGCGGATAACCTCCAGGGAACCGGAGAGCAGGTCGTAGAACTGCTGCACGTCCCCGGCATCCTCCTTCCCGAAGTGGGGCAGGACCAGCTCCTGGAACTAGGGGGCAGTCCCCGGGGGGTCAGCACCCCAGGGAAAAGCCCCGCACCAAGGCCTCCACATACAGCCATGTCATGCCCTCGGATGCCAGGTCCCAGGGTGAGCGGAGCTGAGATTCCGCCCACGCGCAGTTGCCAATTCTTGCCTATTAACCCAGGGCTGTGGCTGCTGGAAGGAGCACATTTTTCTAATTGGCCACCACCCAAAGGGGTACATTTTTCCATCTGGTCAGCCCAGAGGGGCCTCCTCTTTTTTCAATGTGTGGAACTTGGGGTGGAGAGGGTTCTAATATGTAGGAAGGCACTGAATGTGGCGTGGGTGGGGCCTCACCTTGGAGTAGTCCAGTTTGGAAGTGCTGGGCCCTGAGTCCAGGTGTGCCCGGACCAGGGAGGTGAGGAGATGGGCAGGGGAGGCGTCTGGGGGCTGCTTGGGCTTTGAAGGGAGCCGTCCCCGCCGCCCCTTCAGGCTGTCTGTCCGGACAACTGCAGAGAAATGGGTAGAcgtgagggaggaagggactcAGCCCCGGATGTGCACACCCATGCTGGGAAGTACCCCAACTCCAAGGACCTAGAGCCTCCAAGATTGAAGGGGCCCTTCAGGGACCTCCCCCACCACAAGGCAGGCAggtggagtggaggtgggggtggagataAGGTCCAGCCGTGCTCCCACCTGTGGCCCACGAGCACAGATGTCTGGGGAGCTCTGCCTGCCCCACCCGGCTCAGGCCCACCTCTCTCCCGCCGAGTGGGTcccagccacccaccttccttcACCATGCCCACAGCCAGGCACTTCTGGAAGCGGCAGAACTGGCAGCGGTTTCGCCGCCTCTTGTCCACAGGGCAGTCCTTGTTAGCCAGGCAGATGTACTTGGCATTTTTCTGCACTGTGCGCTGGAGGGGGGGCAACACGGAACAGGCTGTCAgagaatggggtggggtggggggagcccaggggaggggaccGTCCAGATCCTACTGCCATCGCAGACAAAAGCGCTCTCTGTTCACAGCTATTTTTCTAACATTtgggtggcaggggagggagtgatggaggggtggggggaggaagaaaaaagtctTGGGGACATTGGGTGAGGGTTCTGCCTCAGAAGGAAGACCCTCAGAACACAAGATTAGGGGCAAGGGGCTCCTCGGCAGCCCAGACACCTATATTTCTTAAAATGCCTGTGTccaccagccccttccctggggcaGACTCAGGAGGGCTGAggaagggctgggggtggggacaggaagcTAAGCAGGCACCCAGAGTCGGGACAAACACACAGCCTGTTCCCAAGTCCACCCCCAGCCCTCAAGCACCAAGCCCTCTTCCCAGATCCTTTCATCTTGTGCCAGGAACACGAGTGCCTGGGGCCCCCTTCCCACCAGGACCTTGAGTGGGGGTAGGCCAGGCAGGGgagaaccagaggctggtcaACAGAACTTCCCCTCCTGGGTACCCCTGCAGCCTGCACCTTCTGCCCAAATctcacccctccctccatctTTCTACAGTCCCACTGGCCCTGCATGCCTCAGTCCCAGCCCCCTGCCATCTATGGGTCCCCAGGACAGTGGCCCACCTGGCAGACCTGCCCTCTTCCTAAAGGGCAGGACTTGTTGGGAGGAGAACCCAAGGGATGCTACCACAGACCCCACTGGGGTAAGAGAACAGCCTGGCCCACTTTTCATAAAAAGTGACACCCAGGGCAGCCCAGTACCTTGAAGAAGCCCTTGCAGCCCTCGCAGGTGCGGACGCCATAATGCTGGCATGAAGCGTTGTCCCCACACACAGCACAGCGGCCCTCGCTTCCACCTGGAGCCCCACTCCGGGCCTTGGCTGAGCTCACGGGTGCATCCAGCATCCCCGAGCCATCAAGGTGTGGAGAAGTGGGCACCAGGCCTGGGAAAGCTGTTGGCATGGaatagctctctctctctcccagctgGTGGGCAGCCTGTGAGGGGAACAGCTTCAGGGGGCTTTGGGCCAGGCTGGGACTGGGACCAGCTGGAGGGCTGAAGGAAAAGAAGGCCGGTGGCTGGGGGTGCCCAGAAGCCTTGGGCAGCTGCTCTGTCCATGCCCGCAGGCCTTCATAAGTCTGGCTGGGTGAGAAGGGGCCGAAGGAGCCGTCCCAGGGAGAGAGCTGGGGTGGCTGGAAGCTAGGCGTGGACGGTGACGGAGCTGAGCAGGGACTGCCATAGTAGTCAGAGCCGCTGGAGGACAGGGTCTCATCCAGGGGGCCACTCAGGGTGCCAGGATAGCAGCCGTACACCTGGAAGTCCTCGAACTTGAAGGAAGCAGAGGCGGGGGAGGTGGCCGACGATGAGGATGTAGAGGAGGCCGAGGAGGAAGCCGAGGAGCACGGCTGGGCTGTTCCCGGCAGCTGGTAGAGGAAGGTGTCAAACTCCCCTGTGTAGCCGTCCATGAAGGTGCTGAAGCTGGGCAAGGCAGTGGGGACAGCGGGGGCCGCCTCGGGGCTAGCCAGGTCCATGTTGGGCTTGCTGAGCTCAGGGGTCAGAGGGTCGCTTGCCAGGTGGTCACGGGCTCCTGGGCTTGGTGCTGGTGTCCCATATTGGGCTTGGATACAGGGCATCTCTGGAGAGGGAGGAGaccaaagggagggaggggggagtcaGTAAGAGAAGCCTGAAGCCTGACCTCTAAGTATAGGCCCCTGAGCAGCCAGGTGGCAGGAATCCCAGCCAGACATGGGACACTGAGGCATTAGGGCCACGGCCCACCATGGAACTCAGGAATCCTGGCCCCAAACCAGAGCACCATCTCAACCTCCATGTCATAAAGCCCCCGGGCAATGGCCCAGCAAGAGTGGGCTCAGTCGGAAGGCCAGCCACACCCCAGCAGCCTGGGAACCCTAGAGAAGGCATCTGGCCAGCATTTCTCTGCTGGAACAGGGGAAAGCTGTGTtcctccagccccctgcccctccctcactgGGTAAAGCACGGGTCGGGGCTGGGAGAAGGGTgggtgggagaggcagacaggcaAAGTCTGAGCCCAGGGAGCAGATATGCTGTTCCTCTAACCTGGCACTTCTGGGAATACTCCCAGGCAGGGGCCCAGCCTCTGCAAaacctcctttcctcctccccacaCAGTGCCTGGGCAGAAGGACATCCTGAAAATGGAAGAGGAGCTGGGAGTGAAGTTCCAGCTGCCTAAGAAAGCAGCCTATGCAGTGATGAGCCTGTCCCCTCCATCCCCGCCCCCCCTTACATACTGAGCAAAGGCTGTAGATCCCACGCTCACCCCAGTCCTGCCATCTGGGGATGGGTACCCACTCTGCGCTGCCTGGGATGCTCCCAGAAGCAAAGAGGGCGGGAGCCCAGTCTCCTCACTCAGTCCCCAGCTCCCCAAGGGATCGGGTAACCTGGCTTCAGACCCTTAAAGGCCATATGCCTGGAAAGGGGAGCATAAGGGAGAAGACAGCAGCCCCGTGGACTTCCAGGAGAATGGGCAGTCCTGAAGAAAAATTTCTCTGCTACCCCCAAAGTATTTCTCCCTGTTATTTCCATAAGAGAATGCAGAGGCCAGCAGAAGACTTGATGTGGCTATGCAGCAGGGAGAAGGAGCCTGTTCATGGGCGGATGGAACCCTGGGTCCCTCCACTAAAGAGTGTCTGTGCCCTGATGAGTCCATGAGTTCAGGCGAAGAGGGTTGCACCCTCCAATCCTGAGAAGCCTGAAGAAGCAGACAGAGCATCATTCGGGGGGATCCTTAAGTTCACAGATCAGTCAAAAACTAACACAGAGGGGGCTCTGGAACAGTTTCCCATCCTAACTCCTAGCCTGGGGTCTACATGACCCCAGGGCTCATgggtcagggagggaggctgAGTAAGAAAGCAAGTTGGAACAAAGAGTGCCATAATCAGGGGGGATAACAGGAGGGGGCAAAGGCTGGCATCATTTCCTGGCCAAGATCCCAGGGAGTTCTCTGATTCTAGCCTTTCTCCCACCTCCTTGGCCCTAGACAGGGCAGCTCCACCCCTGGCCTGACACTCCCACTACCGTCCCAGACAACAGAGCCCCTAGAAACTCTGGCCCCACCCACTCAGTGGCACCTGTCCACAGGCATATAGCACCTGCAAGAGATAAGGGTGGCCATGTCTGCCTGCACTAGGACAGCCTGGGCAAGGGATGGATTTGGGGTGGAGAAGGAGAGGCAGCAGCTAAGCAGGGCTGGGTGTTCCAGCCTTATTCAAATCCCGTTTCTCCACTTGGACGTCCCACACCCGGAtcaacgcccccccccccccccccgccaaactACCCCTGACTCCCGGCTTCCTGCAGGTACTTAATGACACAAGATATGGACCTACGTCTAGCCTTGTGGTGGGGGGAGCggcaaggaggaggaagaggcggGGTTGAAGGAGGGGGCAAGGAGAATCCGGCTTCAGGCAGGTCCTGGCAACAACGTGGTTTGCACCTGTTATGCTGAACAAGCCTCAGGCTGCACCCTACCTGTATGATCCAACAGAGACTATGGGGGAGGGTGTATCCTCTAGGTGGTACTACACCAGAGACTGAAACATTAGCAACTCCTATCCGGGATCCCTGAGGACCAGGGTTtccaccctctctctccctctccctctccctctcttacacacacacacacacacacacacacacaaacacacacacaaccagggtttccacctctctctccccccccgccccctactgacacacacacaaacacacacacacacacacacacacacacacacacatcaccaaGCTACAGCAAAAACAATATTCCCAGTGCTTCCAGAGACCCTGCCCCTAAGAAGACTCCTCTATTCCAACACACAGTAGCAACGTCCCTCCACAGTTCAGCCACCAATACTGGCCATTTGCTTCGGCAATCCAGACTTCTCCTAAGATAGTTCAGGCAGAAACTTTGGCCTGAGGATCCCTACAAACTAAGCGACAGCCTCTAAAGTGTTAAGAAAACAACTAGGGCCAGGGACAAGCTAGGAAGGAGTCCCTTTTGGAAATCTAATCCTTGTAGGAGTCAGATCTCAGCAGCCCAAGTTCTGTGCAccttctcccccacccactaCTCAGACCCCCATCAGCACTTAAGTCCCCGGCGCTCTGTGCCTACTAATGGACCCTAGGAGACTGAACTCCAGCCAGCCTACTACTGAACAAGTCCCCACAGCTAGCAACAACCTAACCCTCTGTGGCTTTCACCTTGCACAGACACCCCCCGCACCCAGCAGACTCCAGTCCGATCTGGGTCCTCATTCCGTTCCAACCACTAACCCCCAACGCCAGAGCTGCATCCTATACCCGCCCTCCTTCACGCTGACCCTAAAACATCCTTTCTGCCCGTGCGAACATCCATCTCCTTCACGCAACAACCCCCagaaaacaaaatagagagccctgCTGAGGTGCACGCTCTCCGTAGGGCACCTACCCGTCGGCTCCTGCTCCCCCTGCCCGGGACCAGCGCCCCAAGTCGCAGCCTGGTCCCGCGTGCGCTCCTGCGATTCTGCACACTCCCCCAACTTTCGCAGCCTCCACCACTGGGACTCCCGGCCGCGCAGGACCCAGCTCTTAAGCGCTCCGTGACGcatggggaggggcgggggcgccACTGACGCACGCGGCCCGGCGAGCTTTGGCCATACAAGGGCGCGGGGGGCGGCGCGGTTCCGGCGGGAGGCGGCCAGGGGGAGGCGCGGGGACGGGGAGCCCGAGGGGGCGGGGCGAGAGGGGGGGCCTGGAATGTCTGCGCGCGTGACGCACGCGGGGTTCCATTGACGCAGGGAGCGCGGATTGTTTGATCTATAAATAGTCCCCTCGCGCCCGCCGCGCCGGCTAAAAATAGCAGTTCGCGGACTTGCAAGGCTCCCCCCAGCCAGACCCAGGACCCGGCCCGGGGGCCGCAGCGGCCGAAATAACTGACCAGAGGGCCAGAGCCGGAGAAGGGGGCGCTCTAGCGCGCGGCCGGCCGCGGGGCTTCCCCCGACGAGGATCTCCGACTGCTCCCGGGAGCCACAACCGTGTCCGGCTCCGCCTTTGcacccaccccagcccttccCGCTAGCCTAGGGTGTCCACTGCCCTGCTGGGCGGCCCGGGCAGGCCTAGCGCTGGGACTGGTAACTCAGGGACGCACCCCGGGGAACCTGCGCCCCCACCTCAGCCCCAGCGCTGCCAGTGCACTTGACCCGTCTGCCCCAGCAAGGTCTCGGGCTGAGAGGTTGCCCCAGGGACGTCAGACACCACACtactccccccaacccccgcacCCCCCCCTTATTCCCTCCCCTCAGTTTCTCATGCAAAGTACCTTCCGGAGGGCAGGGATTCGCTAAACCCAAGATAGGCCAATGGGCCGTGCTTCACACGGTGAACTTGATTTCTCACCACTACGCTCGCCAGTCCCTGACAGAGTGAGAGCACTCTGGTTGGGAAATTACCGAATTTCAGAACCGGGTGGAGcctgagaaatattttcaaatttgtgCCGACTCTTCCccattttataagtaaacaggctcagaaaaataatggcatttgctcaaggtcacacagcaaggtggTGGCACACTGGGGTGGAACTCCGCCACTAACTACATCTCTAGGGGGCATCTCTTCACACCCTCCCCGTCTATGATCAGGGAGTACGCACCCTCCCACCTCGTCGCCAACACCAGTGAAGAGAGTCACCTGCCCCCGGGAGCGCCCTGGCAGGGCTGCATCCGGGCAtctgcagccttccccaggcTGGCTGGCACCCCTCCCCACTTTCTGCCCGAAGTCTGGGGAGCTCTCACCTGCTAGATAAGAGAGAAAGGCTACTATTTAGGAGAAGAgagcccctccacccaccccacctcagCTCCCCGGCAAGCGCACACTGAGCCTGCACCCACGGACCCCACTCAGGTCATCCGGTCACCCTCCAGCACTTCCCTTTACCCTTGAGGCACTTCCTGCTCCTCACTTCTCCTCTCACCCGCATCTCAGTTTTCCCACCCCCTGGTCTCCAACTTTTACTTCTGCCCACTCAAAGGTCCCACCAGCACCTCAAACTTCACCCATTCCAGACAGAGCCTGCCATGTCTGAACTCCCTGTCCGCCACCCCATCTCTGCTCCTGATGCCCCACATGCaactttccatttgtttctgAAATTCTATTCTGGAACCTATCTTGGATCCCTGTTCCTATTGCCAGCCATAGCCCATGCCCCACTGGTGCCTGAAGGCAGCAGACCAGCTGAGTGAGGCCAGTGACTTACTCCTCTCCTTGCCCACGCCCATTAAGATACTGCCCCTTAACCAGCTTTCTCCCCTTTCCAAACCCTACTGTCCACCACGGATGGAGCAGTCTTCATGTAACACCAGTCTCATTCAGTGATCCCGTCAGGACCTAGCATAGCTCCCCCATCTCAGCGTACAGTCTCAGCAAGGATTGGTCTTCAGAGAGCTCCGGACTTTCCTAACCATCTTCCGAAGATCCTTCAAGATCACCTGGGTGAAGGGCAAGCGTGGGCAGGATGATGTGAAGGGACCCGTCCAGGATCCCTACCCTACTTCAtccaaagttttgtttttctttgtcttgggCTTTTGCGTAGGATTAtacttggggggaaaaaggaTGGTTTCAGGAATAGATAGATAGGGATATAGAGAAGTATAGGTAGATAGATATACATATCagatatatcaaatatatatatatatttcaaatatatatatatatataatataattcatGCTCTCCCATTTTCCAGATTAGAGCCCAGAGGAGCTGCACTTTGCTCAGAAGCACAAGCAAGTCTGGGTTGATTTCCTCACCTAGCCTCCCACCCGACCCTGCGATGCCTCCCCAACCCCAGCGGGGCctttctcagaaaataaaaataattctgataTGTTAGCAAAAGGTGATTAGCCAGGTCAGTGTTCTTCCTGCTTATCCTCACCAGCAAAAATAGGTATATTAGCTGCACCCTTAATGGCTCTTTGAGAGCTGAGCCCACCTTGAGCCCTAGCACCCCCTTTCTCCCCCACCACTTTCCATTTGTAAAAAGCAACACAGACCATCCCTACCCTCTCATGGGAGGCCCACCCAGGAACCCCAGGGAACTCAAGTGTGATGAGGAGCTGTCCAGGCCCCCAGCCTAAATTTCCACATCTCAGCATCTAGCCTTCAGATCTGTGCCAGCAACCCTGGCCCCATGTCCCCATGAGGCTGCAGGTTTGGAGGCTTCAGCCTGCTGCcccagaagcagagggagagagggcaaCTGCAGCTGCCACCTGGCCATGCTTGTGGAGCCAGGGGATGCTGGTGGCTCTGAGCACACTACACtctgaaaataaggaaataaggaGAAAAGGGCAGAGTTCCTCTTGGGAACACAGCCAGAGAGAACCTAGCCTAagacagaggggagggagggagaggggcttggGGACCCCGGGCCTCATCCCTGCTGGCCCTCCAGGGAGGGTGGCCTGGGGCTCTGAGGGAGGTGGGATCCAGCTAAGGTGGAACTCTTGAAAAGCCATAACTGATGCAGACTTTGGGAGGCTTAGTACATAAGCTGGTCCAAGGCTGGATGGAGAATCCAAGGAGACACCCCTTCAACCCCAGCCTTTAATAGCAAGGCCAGAGTAAACAGCTCCTTGAGGAAGAGGTAGGAGGCAGGCAGGGACAGGTAATGATGGGAGAGGTGTCCAAAACTAGAGGCAAGGACCAGAAGGTAAGGCAGGGCGGTGATAACACAGGAAAGGCTAGGAAAGATGCTGTATTGGAGACAAGAGACAGCTGCTCAAGGTCAGGCTCCCACTGCACAGCACAGCCCACCAATCTGCCCTCATCATCCCCAGCTCCCTGCTGCCCAAGTATCAGGACCCTGGGCTAAATGGTCCCACCACCCATTGGGCACATTGTTCCTCTTCCTTCTACTCTAATCCTATTGATCCTCTAAGACCCATTAGATTCATATTCCACCCTCCTGGACCAGCCTAACTCAAAAATTAACACCTTTTCACTGGAGggtttgggggcagggggagagggaatACCAATCACAGGTCAGACCTCAGCCCAGGCACTTCACATGGATTCTTCCACTTAATCTTCTCCCTAACTTTCCAAGTTTGGAATTACCActcacattttataaatgaggagatGGCAGCTTCGGGACAGGACTCAGACTCAGGTGCCCTAACTCCCAGTTCTGTGCTGGACCTACTGCCCTTGACTCTGAACTCCAGAGCTGTGGCTTCTGGCCCCGAGAGCCTTGATCCTTACAAGTGCGCCACAGAGACAGGTACACATATGACCTGTAAGTTGAAAACAGCAGTGCCTACGAGGGGGTCTTTGGGGGGACTAGAAACATTCCAGTGGGACAATGGTTGCCTGGGTGTGTTCCCTATGGAAAAGTCATCAAATTATATACTCTTAAGATTTCACACCTATGATTTTTATGTATGTTacactttcagaaataaaagtttatttacagAATCGCCAAGCATATTTATTCAAATAGATGCAGATGCTGCTGGAATTTACGGGGTACAAACTCATTCAAATGTGTGCTCCTGAAATCACAGAGAAACAGTGGCTGTTTCTCATTACGTATTGGTTCTATCAACACATACTCCGAGCACAGCTCCAGTTAAAGGGAGGCTGCGTATCTGATGTTAGAAAGGGGTCCTCTCGCAGTGTGTTTTCTGAACCACTCACTAGGCCCTGGCCCCTGCTTGTCAAATCTGACGGGACCCAAGGACTTATGTGCTCATAAGGGGGGGTTCCTTCATGTATCTTTGACAGTAAATAGCCCAGGGCAGGACCCAAATGGGCAGCCAAAGTGCACCATCGTCCCCTAGCCAAGACAGTGGGCGTGGAAGTGGGTAAATAGGAGATGGAGGAAGTGGAACTGCACAGCCCCTTTCTCACGCTCCCCCCCCCCAGGCTGGCCCCCACCTCTGCTGAGCAGAGGGCAGGAACTTGCCCTACTTTCACCAAGAGAATCCCCACCCATGGGCCTCCACACCCTTCCCgcggggtgggcagagggaatgagctctgcctcctccccctgAGAAGTGGCCCCGGGAGCTTCCCCTCCTAAGCCCCAGGACCTATCACCGGCCCTGACCCAGccacttcctcttcctgccctggCAGTTGGCAGGGGGATTTGTGCTGCAGGCAGGGAAGCTCTGCCTACTGCCCCAGGGGGCTTCCATGGACAGCTTTGGGAACTGGAGGTGTAGGGTCAGGCCAGGCCTGATCTCCTGACCCGTGCCCAGGCCCCGCCATGACCACATGTGTCGTCACCTCCCCAAAAACAGGCACCCAAGGACATGGGCCAGTCAGCTACCACCCTCCACTTCTCACCCCAGCCCCCAACAGAAGCAAAAGATACAGGAACTGTCAGAGACATCTCTGACCAGAAGCCAGCAAGGCTGGTGTGTGACCCAGGGCCAGTCCCTTGCCCTCTCTGAGATCGTTTCCTCATCTGCCCAATGCTGACAGCATCACACACAAGTCCCAGTGCTGGGAGAATTCAATTTGCTAAGAGAAGGGGGAGGCTCAACATTGAAACAGGAGCATTGtctgggggctggggagtgggcaggGAAAGGAGATGCCAGGGTTGCCAGCTCGACTGGGGAGCCGGCACTGCCCCATCCTTCTTCAAGAACTAGAGATAAATAGTAACCCCATCCCCACCTCTCCGTCTCCAGGGCTGAGAGAGCATGTCCAGACATGTGGCTCCCTTCAGCACCAGGGAAACTCCAGACTGTATGCAGCAAGTGCTCAATTGATACTCTAAAGAAAGCTGGTTAATTAAGGAAGTCAGGCCTCTCTCCACAGAGGTTATCTTCAGCCTGGTGATTTCTCAACCCCCAACCCCCTCTCAGGCCAGGAGAA is a window of Camelus bactrianus isolate YW-2024 breed Bactrian camel chromosome 12, ASM4877302v1, whole genome shotgun sequence DNA encoding:
- the NR4A1 gene encoding nuclear receptor subfamily 4immunitygroup A member 1, which codes for MPCIQAQYGTPAPSPGARDHLASDPLTPELSKPNMDLASPEAAPAVPTALPSFSTFMDGYTGEFDTFLYQLPGTAQPCSSASSSASSTSSSSATSPASASFKFEDFQVYGCYPGTLSGPLDETLSSSGSDYYGSPCSAPSPSTPSFQPPQLSPWDGSFGPFSPSQTYEGLRAWTEQLPKASGHPQPPAFFSFSPPAGPSPSLAQSPLKLFPSQAAHQLGERESYSMPTAFPGLVPTSPHLDGSGMLDAPVSSAKARSGAPGGSEGRCAVCGDNASCQHYGVRTCEGCKGFFKRTVQKNAKYICLANKDCPVDKRRRNRCQFCRFQKCLAVGMVKEVVRTDSLKGRRGRLPSKPKQPPDASPAHLLTSLVRAHLDSGPSTSKLDYSKFQELVLPHFGKEDAGDVQQFYDLLSGSLEVIRKWAEKIPGFAELSPGDQDLLLDSAFLELFILRLAYRSKPAEGKLIFCSGLVLHRLQCARGFGDWIDSILAFSRSLHSLVVDIPAFACLSALVLITDRHGLQEPRRVEELQNRIASCLKEHVSAEAGEPQPASCLSRLLGKLPELRTLCTQGLQRIFYLKLEDLVPPPPIVDKIFMDTLPF